The genomic interval TAGGGCATCCAGGTTTCGCCCCTCAACGGCTCCCCGTTTTCCCTGTACTCCTTTATCTCCATCTCCCTGAGCGTGTAAAACACTCCATCGAACGGGATACTTCCGGGAACGATGAGTTCCACAGCCGCTTTGAGGTACAGCGGTATCTGGAGGGAGGTTCCATCGGCCAGCTTGCCGAGAGAGGCATTTCCGGTTCCTGTTTTATAGTCGATGACCCTGACCATACGGCTCTCCGCGGCGGATTCACAGTCGATACGGTCGATCCGGCCCCCGATGAGAATACGTTCCCCGCCGGACTCCAGAGCAAGCGGCGGGTAATCCGTGGATGATCTGCGGTCGGGACGGCCGAACACTGTCTCAAAGTATGAGGGCTCGAATTTGGAAGTTTCAAAGTATTCCGCCTCTTTTTCAAGAAACATGTTCATCCATGCCAGAATATTTTTCCGCCAGGCAATAAAAACGACGGGATGGAGCCTGCCCCGAAAGACCGGATCGGATGCGGTCACGCGCTCGACGACCTCCTTCATGAGCGTCCTGCACTCTCCGATCTCTCCGCGCGTGAACGATGTTCTCCCCGTTTTTTCGCGCCGCCGGGTGTAAAACTCGGTGAGTATTCCATGGATAAGAGTGCCGGTATCGGCGGGAGCAACCTCATCCTCCTCATACAGCTCGATCTCCAGACCAAGTATCCGCGACAGGAAAAATCCGACGGGACACGACAGATAGTCTTCGAGCGCTGTTACCGAAAAAACCCGTTCATTCCCCCATTCACGGTATACATTATCGAGAGTCCCGTTCTCCCTGAGAATCAGATCCCGGCCCGCCGCTCTATCGACGGAATCCCTCACAGCCGTACGGAGCCGAGTTCCGAGAATTTCATCCTGTTTCATGATACTGTCGAGAAACCGGGCAGTCGTACGGGTATCTTTTTTTATGGCGCGAACGATGTTTTCCGCCCGTCCCCTGAGGTTTACGGCGCCATCCTGCCATGCGGCCCCCGGGACGGTGTGGTGAAATTCCGGCGGGCTCCATGCGGAAATCCCGTCACGGATATCCTCCAGATAGATCGACATCGATGCATCGTTTCCCTCATCGTCGATTCCGGGAAACGTGAAATAGAGGCGTTCCGCGCCTTTGCATGCCATGTAAAAAAGGATGCCCTCCTCGAGTTCGTGATGTTCACGGAGCAGCCGGGCGCGCTGTTCTCCATGAAGGGTGAATGTATCGTGCCTCACGGGGTAGGACGAATTGTCGAGACCCGCCATGAACACAACCCTGCGCCTGATGTGCCGCGCCGTATTTATTCCCGCCGCGAGAACGCCGCCTCCCGGGGACACGCAATCGGGGATTGTTACGGTTTCGAGGAACACGCGGAGGAGGTTATTGAATTCAACGGCCTTCATCATCTTCCGGAACGGCGCATAGAGTTTTTCGAATTCATCGAGAACACCCATCAACCGCTCATACACCATCAGGTCTGTCCACGACTGACTGTCCTGAAGGGAACGGCGCATATTTTCTCTGAATCT from bacterium carries:
- a CDS encoding PD-(D/E)XK nuclease family protein; its protein translation is ELIRDYVKRALLDEIVRSRIGERSSYYAVSRYPGFMSLLGTYLQDMRSLSDGGGETAMPPDLRSIAAAYELLLRRYGLTDHEGVIALVLEDDSIGRFCERFSGPFVADGFYDLTERQLEFFVRLFGQFGRCAVTLVHDPVRPGMFALPGRLLEQYERLGARIVTVESRPAGKPDCVLSGFMNGHYPEPATDGDVRIHTFRSEDAEADWICGTVRSLIHGGVCTPGDILIVSRAQPGFGSLLHIALKRHGIPVEGIIRRPMTSHPLVRFVLDALDASVSADNSLITQVRQSTYAGDMVFTRSTPVESADDRGWSCMIAETDTPEGFVSSLRRMLEQMRFRENMRRSLQDSQSWTDLMVYERLMGVLDEFEKLYAPFRKMMKAVEFNNLLRVFLETVTIPDCVSPGGGVLAAGINTARHIRRRVVFMAGLDNSSYPVRHDTFTLHGEQRARLLREHHELEEGILFYMACKGAERLYFTFPGIDDEGNDASMSIYLEDIRDGISAWSPPEFHHTVPGAAWQDGAVNLRGRAENIVRAIKKDTRTTARFLDSIMKQDEILGTRLRTAVRDSVDRAAGRDLILRENGTLDNVYREWGNERVFSVTALEDYLSCPVGFFLSRILGLEIELYEEDEVAPADTGTLIHGILTEFYTRRREKTGRTSFTRGEIGECRTLMKEVVERVTASDPVFRGRLHPVVFIAWRKNILAWMNMFLEKEAEYFETSKFEPSYFETVFGRPDRRSSTDYPPLALESGGERILIGGRIDRIDCESAAESRMVRVIDYKTGTGNASLGKLADGTSLQIPLYLKAAVELIVPGSIPFDGVFYTLREMEIKEYRENGEPLRGETWMPYIRTAVESACRAASAIRSGRFAAGSGTCEDYCGFRALCTAARMIKEKTTDADS